TGCGCCGAGCCCGGTTGCCTGGCGGCGTGCCCCAGCCCCGGCGCGATCATCAAGCACGCCAACGGCATCGTCGATTTCGATCAGGATCACTGCATCGGTTGCGGTTATTGCATCACCGGCTGCCCGTTCAACATCCCGCGCATTTCGCAGAAAGACCACAAGGCCTACAAATGCACGCTGTGTTCGGACCGGGTCGCGGTGGGGCTGGAACCGGCCTGCGTGAAAACCTGCCCGACCGGGGCCATCGTGTTCGGCACCAAGGACGACATGAAGACCCACGCCGCCGAACGCATCATCGACCTGAAAAGCCGTGGCTTCGACAACGCCGGTCTCTACGATCCTGAAGGCGTCGGCGGCACCCACGTCATGTACGTGCTGCACCATGCGGACACCCCGAAAATCTACGCCGGTCTGCCGGACAACCCCGAAATCAGCCCGCTGGTGGGCTTGTGGAAAGGCATCAGCAAACCGCTGGGCCTGCTGGCCATGGGCGCGGCGGTGCTGGCCGGGTTCTTCCATTACGTGCGGATCGGCCCGAACCGGGTCGAGGAAGATGAACATCCCGATCCGCCCGACACCTCGGTCCACGTGGTCGATCCGGCGGTGCACACCTACGACCCACGCGGGGAGGGCCGGCCATG
The window above is part of the Pseudomonas fluorescens genome. Proteins encoded here:
- the fdxH gene encoding formate dehydrogenase subunit beta, producing MASQDIIARSATTTPAPSIRGQEQVAKLIDTTKCIGCKACQVACSEWNELRDEVGHNHGTYDNPQDLSADSWTLMRFTEHETDAGNLEWLIRKDGCMHCAEPGCLAACPSPGAIIKHANGIVDFDQDHCIGCGYCITGCPFNIPRISQKDHKAYKCTLCSDRVAVGLEPACVKTCPTGAIVFGTKDDMKTHAAERIIDLKSRGFDNAGLYDPEGVGGTHVMYVLHHADTPKIYAGLPDNPEISPLVGLWKGISKPLGLLAMGAAVLAGFFHYVRIGPNRVEEDEHPDPPDTSVHVVDPAVHTYDPRGEGRP